In one Nicotiana tomentosiformis chromosome 6, ASM39032v3, whole genome shotgun sequence genomic region, the following are encoded:
- the LOC138894341 gene encoding uncharacterized protein has product MEKKDQDTKQGKEVNLETKEEEQGKENKAEAAGEGIKKNLEPHSHNQKGHNEGHNNKNENINNVNIEERTSDENRAEKQETVQSIKAKTTKKGKTRRQKKVSKKKSKVTFKHAKNSATTKNMGAIKIAMNEQLEENIHMTIQVNDSKRDDQIQHYDDGSSNVIENTSPNKTGEAVQESSNIDGTRKEKVTNW; this is encoded by the coding sequence ATGGAGAAGAAGGATCAAGACACAAAACAAGGTAAGGAAGTAAATCTTGAAACCAAAGAAGAGGAGCAAGGAAAAGAAAACAAAGCAGAGGCAGCAGGGGAAGGCATCAAGAAGAACTTGGAACCACACTCCCATAATCAAAAGGGCCACAATGAAGGCCACAACAACAAGAATGAGAACATCAATAATGTGAACATTGAAGAGCGGACAAGTGATGAGAACAGAGCTGAAAAGCAGGAAACAGTGCAAAGCATTAAGGCCAAAACAACTAAAAAAGGCAAGACTAGGCGACAAAAGAAAGTTTCTAAAAAGAAATCCAAGGTGACCTTTAAACATGCCAAAAACTCAGCTACTACCAAAAATATGGGAGCTATAAAAATAGCTATGAATGAGCAACTAGAGGAAAACATTCATATGACCATTCAGGTAAATGATAGCAAAAGAGATGATCAGATACAACATTATGATGATGGAAGCAGCAATGTGATCGAGAATACAAGCCCAAATAAGACTGGAGAAGCTGTGCAAGAATCAAGCAATATTGATGGCACTAGAAAAGAGAAAGTTACTAACTGGTAG
- the LOC138894342 gene encoding uncharacterized protein has protein sequence MESFVNLIMIDKCMRYLKFQHYISNIYGKVLLMWSGNNQISVVSVDDQQITIKMQNVVNKCNVFITYVYAKCTTNERKDLWSGFEGTHMLIDGPWCIGGDFNVILDPDEKNEVEFPTNFSKLRPISLSNFTSKIISKFLSRRLNPILHKLILENQSGFVKERSITEKILLAQEITQNINHRNCDSNIIIKIDMEKAYDRMSWKFLIFVMRKFGFSEEWIDIIWDLVNEVCMDNRGPNINHLAYADDIVTFCGGNNHSIKLIKKYIMSWKNLLKTRSKAEMHISWKIQNGSSSFWWDNWTGKGPLAYMSQGTRKSTKTQVNSFIYNGQWDINRLNQVLPSHIPDFIMNIDIGNCLEEDFPVWSISDDGQFSIKSSWHLIRLKK, from the exons ATGGAGTCGTTTGTTAACCTGATCATGATTGATAAATGCATGAGATACCTTAAGTTTCAGCATTATATCTCAAACATATATGGGAAAGTTTTGCTCATGTGGTCAGGAAACAATCAAATTAGTGTCGTTAGTGTCGATGATCAACAGATCACTATCAAGATGCAGAATGTGGTGAATAAATGTAATGTGTTCATTACATATGTTTATGCTAAATGTACTACTAATGAAAGAAAAGATCTTTGGAGCGGTTTCGAAGGTACACATATGTTGATTGATGGGCCATGGTGCATTGGAGGTGACTTCAATGTTATTCTTGATCCAGATGAGAAAAATGAAG TGGAGTTTCCTACCAATTTCTCAAAGCTCAGACCTATCAGTCTAAGTAACTTCACTAGTAagataatttccaaatttctatcaAGAAGGCTTAACCCTATTCTACACAAGCTCATCTTAGAGAATCAAAGTGGTTTTGTCAAAGAAAGGTCTATCACTGAAAAAATTCTACTTGCTCAAGAGATCACTCAGAATATCAACCATAGGAACTGTGATAGTAACATAATCATCAAGATAGATATGGAAAAGGCCTATGACAGAATGTCATGGaaatttctcatatttgtaatgAGGAAATTTGGTTTCTCAGAGGAATGGATTGACATCATTTGGGACTTGGTCAATGAGGTATG CATGGATAACAGAGGCCCCAACATCAACCACTTAGCTTATGCTGATGACATTGTCACCTTCTGTGGAGGAAACAATCACTCTATCAAGCTCATTAAGAAATATATCATGAG TTGGAAGAACTTATTGAAGACCAGGAGCAAAGCAGAAATGCACATTAGCTGGAAGATTCAAAATGGTTCCTCCAGTTTCTGGTGGGATAACTGGACTGGGAAAGGACCTCTAGCATACATGTCTCAAGGAACTAGGAAGTCTACAAAAACTCAAGTAAATAGCTTCATTTACAATGGACAATGGGACATCAACAGATTAAACCAGGTTTTACCTTCCCATATTCCTGATTTCATTATGAATATTGATATAGGTAATTGTCTGGAGGAAGATTTCCCTGTTTGGAGTATATCTGATGATGGTCAATTTTCTATTAAATCTTCCTGGCATTTAATTAGattgaaaaaatag
- the LOC104104944 gene encoding uncharacterized protein: protein MDFYSSTVVNYHHNVIHNLMMAIMDNNSRMLKLLDKMENKLSASSKKIPEAPEYTDVVVSLDDKYESDQFSAAEINSNLDKEHSSPANNFEVLIEMVETKIDEEKNSKGYDSKVFAEILDKKIDMKVEDSLKTDSVKPETQVFDEMFQTISPGALWLAKL from the exons ATGGATTTCTACTCTTCTACCGTTGTCAACTATCACCATAACGTCATCCATAATTTGATGATGGCGATAATGGATAATAACTCACGTATGCTCAAACTGCTGGACAAAATGGAGAACAAGTTGTCTGCCTCTTCCAAGAAGATCCCTGAAGCTCCAGAGTATACGGATGTGGTTGTGTCTTTGGACGATAAGTACGAATCAGATCAGTTCTCTGCAGCAGAGATTAATTCTAATTTGGATAAAGAGCACTCTAGCCCTGCGAATAATTTCGAAGTACTTATTGAGATGGTGGAAACTAAAATTGACGAGGAGAAAAATTCAAAAGGCTATGATAGCAAGGTGTTTGCTGAAATACTCGATAAGAAAATTGACATGAAAGTCGAAGATTCGCTGAAAACTGATTCAGTAAAGCCTGAAACCCAAGTGTTCGACGAAATGTTTCAAACCATTTCTCCA GGTGCTCTATGGTTGGCAAAGCTCTAA